In Strigops habroptila isolate Jane chromosome 7, bStrHab1.2.pri, whole genome shotgun sequence, the following are encoded in one genomic region:
- the FBXL5 gene encoding F-box/LRR-repeat protein 5 isoform X1 — translation MLAPPLAPRLYGENMAPFPEEVDVFSAPHWRMKQLVGLYCDKLSKTNFSNNNDFRALLQSLYATFKEFKMHEQIENECIIGLLQQRSRTVYNVHSDNKLSEMLSLFEKGLKNVKNEYEQLNYAKQLKERLEAFTRDFLPHMKEEEEVFQPMLMEYFTYEELKDIKKKVIAQHCSQKEAAEFRGLNKWNQAEELQKVFKYSVDEKADQETEVTGHTTNITNLPPEVMLTIFSYLNPQELCQCSQVSTEWSQLAKTGSLWKHLYPVRWARAGDWYSGPAAELETEPDEEWVKNRKDECRAFQEWDEDADIDESEEAAEGSLAINIAQMEKRLLHGLIHNVLPHVGSSVKTFVLAYSSAASSKMVRQILELCPNLEYLDLTQTDISDSAFESWSSVGYCQNLHHLDLSGCEKITDVAIERISRALGIISTHHTRGILKSCRNRNAKTLWKNREIALQSNKKYNCLHEISNENLIEGGDSEQPWTKPDDSESFGSAYVWMLDADDLADIEDAAEWRHRNVEGFCLMEPTSHFTCSASCYSRDIYGLRTRGWQQHCASTDLIYCGHSFCCAGTALRTIRALPESSALCKKPTRTKQSEQKDLAYSGSDTADEETARVLQFLSLSGCYQITDRALRALMLGGGLPHLEHLNLSGCLSVTGAGLQDLVSACPSLKDEHFYYCDNINGPHAETASGCQNLQCGFRACCRSGE, via the exons ctTTCCAAGACCAACTTCTCCAACAACAATGATTTTCGGGCTCTTCTGCAATCTCTTTATGCCACATTCAAggaatttaaaatgcatgagCAGATTGAAAATGAGTGTATCATTGGTTTACTTCAGCAACGTAGCCGGACAGTGTACAATGTACACTCGGACAACAAACTCTCAGAGATGCTTAGCCTCTTTGAGAAAGGGTTAAAGAATGTAAAG aatGAGTATGAACAGCTGAACTATGCGAAACAGCTGAAGGAGAGGTTGGAAGCCTTTACCAGGGATTTCCTTCCTCatatgaaagaggaagaagag gTTTTTCAGCCAATGTTGATGGAATACTTTACTTACGAAGAATTGaaagatattaagaagaaagtAATTGCGCAGCACTGCTCCCAGAAAGAGGCTGCAGAATTCAGAGGTCTTAATAAGTGGAATCAAGCAGAAGAGCTTCAGAAGGTCTTTAAGTATTCTGTGGACGAGAAGGCAGATCAAG aaaccGAAGTAACAGGGCATACCACAAATATTACTAATCTTCCTCCTGAAGTAATGCTGACCATTTTCAGTTACCTTAACCCCCAAGAGTTATGTCAGTGTAGTCAAGTAAGCACTGAATGGTCACAGTTGGCTAAAACTGGATCTCTCTGGAAACATCTTTACCCTGTTCGCTGGGCCAGAG CAGGTGATTGGTATAGtggtcctgcagcagagcttgAGACGGAACCTGATGAGGAATGggtgaaaaatagaaaagatgaaTGTCGTGCTTTCCAGGAATGGGATGAAGATGCTGACATAGATGAATCCG aagaagcagctgaaggTTCACTTGCCATTAATATAGCACAAATGGAAAAACGTTTACTTCATGGTTTAATTCATAATGTCCTCCCTCATGTGGGCTCCTCAGTGAAGACATTTGTACTGGCCTACAGCTCTGCAGCGTCTAGCAAAATG gttAGACAGATCTTGGAGCTTTGCCCCAACTTGGAGTATTTGGATCTCACTCAAACTGATATTTCAGACTCTGCATTTGAAAG TTGGTCTTCAGTTGGTTATTGTCAAAATCTACACCACCTTGATCTGTCTGGATGTGAAAAAATCACAGATGTGGCTATAGAGAGGATTTCCAGAGCCCTGGGTATCATATCAACTCACCACACCAGAGGTattctgaaaagctgcagaaacaggaaTGCTAAGACTTTGTGGAAGAACAGAGAGATTGCTTTGCAGTCCAACAAGAAGTATAATTGTTTGCATGAAATCAGCAATGAAAACCTCATTGAGGGAGGAGACAGTGAGCAGCCTTGGACTAAACCCGACGACTCAGAAAGCTTCGGTTCTGCTTATGTGTGGATGCTAGATGCAGATGATTTAGCTGACATTGAAGATGCTGCAGAGTGGAGACACAGAAACGTTGAAGGATTTTGTCTTATGGAACCAACATCCCATTTTACTTGTTCTGCATCATGCTACAGTAGAGACATTTATGGATTAAGGACTAGagggtggcagcagcactgtgcttcTACTGACTTGATTTACTGCGGTCACTCATTTTGTTGTGCTGGCACAGCACTAAGAACTATTCGAGCACTTCCAGAGTCCTCTGCACTGTGTAAAAAACCAACAAGGACTAAGCAGTCAGAGCAAAAAGACTTGGCATACTCTGGGAGTGACACAGCAGATGAAGAGACTGCACGAGTTCTTCAGTTTCTCAGTCTGTCTGGATGTTACCAGATCACAGACCGTGCTCTCAG GGCGTTGATGCTGGGAGGAGGACTGCCGCATTTGGAACACCTTAACCTCTCGGGTTGTCTCTCTGTAACTGGTGCGGGCCTGCAGGATTTAGTTTCTGCATGCCCTTCTCTAAAAGATGAACACTTTTACTACTGTGACAACATTAACG GTCCTCATGCTGAAACCGCCAGTGGATGCCAGAATTTGCAGTGTGGTTTTCGGGCCTGCTGCCGCTCTGGCGAATGA
- the FBXL5 gene encoding F-box/LRR-repeat protein 5 isoform X2, whose product MLAPPLAPRLYGENMAPFPEEVDVFSAPHWRMKQLVGLYCDKLSKTNFSNNNDFRALLQSLYATFKEFKMHEQIENECIIGLLQQRSRTVYNVHSDNKLSEMLSLFEKGLKNVKNEYEQLNYAKQLKERLEAFTRDFLPHMKEEEEVFQPMLMEYFTYEELKDIKKKVIAQHCSQKEAAEFRGLNKWNQAEELQKVFKYSVDEKADQETEVTGHTTNITNLPPEVMLTIFSYLNPQELCQCSQVSTEWSQLAKTGSLWKHLYPVRWARGDWYSGPAAELETEPDEEWVKNRKDECRAFQEWDEDADIDESEEAAEGSLAINIAQMEKRLLHGLIHNVLPHVGSSVKTFVLAYSSAASSKMVRQILELCPNLEYLDLTQTDISDSAFESWSSVGYCQNLHHLDLSGCEKITDVAIERISRALGIISTHHTRGILKSCRNRNAKTLWKNREIALQSNKKYNCLHEISNENLIEGGDSEQPWTKPDDSESFGSAYVWMLDADDLADIEDAAEWRHRNVEGFCLMEPTSHFTCSASCYSRDIYGLRTRGWQQHCASTDLIYCGHSFCCAGTALRTIRALPESSALCKKPTRTKQSEQKDLAYSGSDTADEETARVLQFLSLSGCYQITDRALRALMLGGGLPHLEHLNLSGCLSVTGAGLQDLVSACPSLKDEHFYYCDNINGPHAETASGCQNLQCGFRACCRSGE is encoded by the exons ctTTCCAAGACCAACTTCTCCAACAACAATGATTTTCGGGCTCTTCTGCAATCTCTTTATGCCACATTCAAggaatttaaaatgcatgagCAGATTGAAAATGAGTGTATCATTGGTTTACTTCAGCAACGTAGCCGGACAGTGTACAATGTACACTCGGACAACAAACTCTCAGAGATGCTTAGCCTCTTTGAGAAAGGGTTAAAGAATGTAAAG aatGAGTATGAACAGCTGAACTATGCGAAACAGCTGAAGGAGAGGTTGGAAGCCTTTACCAGGGATTTCCTTCCTCatatgaaagaggaagaagag gTTTTTCAGCCAATGTTGATGGAATACTTTACTTACGAAGAATTGaaagatattaagaagaaagtAATTGCGCAGCACTGCTCCCAGAAAGAGGCTGCAGAATTCAGAGGTCTTAATAAGTGGAATCAAGCAGAAGAGCTTCAGAAGGTCTTTAAGTATTCTGTGGACGAGAAGGCAGATCAAG aaaccGAAGTAACAGGGCATACCACAAATATTACTAATCTTCCTCCTGAAGTAATGCTGACCATTTTCAGTTACCTTAACCCCCAAGAGTTATGTCAGTGTAGTCAAGTAAGCACTGAATGGTCACAGTTGGCTAAAACTGGATCTCTCTGGAAACATCTTTACCCTGTTCGCTGGGCCAGAG GTGATTGGTATAGtggtcctgcagcagagcttgAGACGGAACCTGATGAGGAATGggtgaaaaatagaaaagatgaaTGTCGTGCTTTCCAGGAATGGGATGAAGATGCTGACATAGATGAATCCG aagaagcagctgaaggTTCACTTGCCATTAATATAGCACAAATGGAAAAACGTTTACTTCATGGTTTAATTCATAATGTCCTCCCTCATGTGGGCTCCTCAGTGAAGACATTTGTACTGGCCTACAGCTCTGCAGCGTCTAGCAAAATG gttAGACAGATCTTGGAGCTTTGCCCCAACTTGGAGTATTTGGATCTCACTCAAACTGATATTTCAGACTCTGCATTTGAAAG TTGGTCTTCAGTTGGTTATTGTCAAAATCTACACCACCTTGATCTGTCTGGATGTGAAAAAATCACAGATGTGGCTATAGAGAGGATTTCCAGAGCCCTGGGTATCATATCAACTCACCACACCAGAGGTattctgaaaagctgcagaaacaggaaTGCTAAGACTTTGTGGAAGAACAGAGAGATTGCTTTGCAGTCCAACAAGAAGTATAATTGTTTGCATGAAATCAGCAATGAAAACCTCATTGAGGGAGGAGACAGTGAGCAGCCTTGGACTAAACCCGACGACTCAGAAAGCTTCGGTTCTGCTTATGTGTGGATGCTAGATGCAGATGATTTAGCTGACATTGAAGATGCTGCAGAGTGGAGACACAGAAACGTTGAAGGATTTTGTCTTATGGAACCAACATCCCATTTTACTTGTTCTGCATCATGCTACAGTAGAGACATTTATGGATTAAGGACTAGagggtggcagcagcactgtgcttcTACTGACTTGATTTACTGCGGTCACTCATTTTGTTGTGCTGGCACAGCACTAAGAACTATTCGAGCACTTCCAGAGTCCTCTGCACTGTGTAAAAAACCAACAAGGACTAAGCAGTCAGAGCAAAAAGACTTGGCATACTCTGGGAGTGACACAGCAGATGAAGAGACTGCACGAGTTCTTCAGTTTCTCAGTCTGTCTGGATGTTACCAGATCACAGACCGTGCTCTCAG GGCGTTGATGCTGGGAGGAGGACTGCCGCATTTGGAACACCTTAACCTCTCGGGTTGTCTCTCTGTAACTGGTGCGGGCCTGCAGGATTTAGTTTCTGCATGCCCTTCTCTAAAAGATGAACACTTTTACTACTGTGACAACATTAACG GTCCTCATGCTGAAACCGCCAGTGGATGCCAGAATTTGCAGTGTGGTTTTCGGGCCTGCTGCCGCTCTGGCGAATGA